A single Phycisphaerales bacterium DNA region contains:
- a CDS encoding helix-turn-helix domain-containing protein: MQKNSIPAIPVSHMVESIVGCKWSIHVLTQIRAGTTRPGALARSAPGLSTKVLAERLDKMIRFGIVERKAYPEVPPRVEYHLTPFGEKFAKIIDEVEKLQSELRSRETLQE; this comes from the coding sequence ATGCAGAAAAACTCCATCCCCGCCATCCCCGTCAGCCACATGGTCGAAAGCATCGTCGGCTGCAAGTGGTCGATCCACGTTCTCACGCAGATCCGCGCGGGCACCACCCGCCCCGGCGCCCTCGCCCGCTCAGCTCCGGGACTGTCCACCAAGGTCCTCGCGGAGCGCCTCGACAAGATGATTCGCTTCGGCATCGTCGAGCGCAAGGCGTACCCGGAGGTCCCCCCGCGCGTCGAGTACCACCTCACGCCCTTCGGCGAGAAGTTCGCGAAGATCATCGATGAGGTCGAGAAGCTCCAGTCCGAACTGCGTTCGCGGGAAACGCTTCAAGAGTGA
- a CDS encoding thioredoxin family protein: MKKATFYHAGCPVCVAAEQQVAAAIDRRQYDVEVVHLGSAKQRIGEARSAGVKSVPALVIDGQPFHINFGASLEQLG; this comes from the coding sequence ATGAAGAAGGCCACGTTCTACCACGCCGGGTGCCCCGTGTGCGTCGCCGCCGAGCAGCAGGTCGCGGCGGCGATCGATCGCCGGCAGTACGACGTCGAGGTGGTGCACCTGGGCAGCGCCAAGCAGCGGATCGGCGAGGCACGCAGCGCGGGCGTGAAGTCGGTCCCGGCGCTGGTGATTGATGGGCAGCCCTTCCACATCAACTTCGGGGCGAGCCTGGAGCAGCTGGGCTGA